Proteins encoded in a region of the Halodesulfovibrio marinisediminis DSM 17456 genome:
- a CDS encoding sigma-54 dependent transcriptional regulator gives MSQYQIITPDVEASEILKRSILVVQPNVTLSTVSELKGDVINSQVDVVFVDHGLLLGGKVDISEGLNFIWNSAPNADVVILVNSTEIRYAIEGINAGAVDYLAYPLMQSEVTLVLSRLDRELARKNELSYLHDDFWNETALQLVKTSSPLMREVFSMVRQMAATKTTVLLTGETGIGKSVLAKLIHSHSTRKDKPFVSLHCGAIPDSLIESELFGHTRGAFTGALKDTIGKFGAAEGGTLFLDEIGTITPSMQVKLLHVLQEHTIQRVGSDKEHVVDVRIIAATNDDLWAQCEKGTFRKDLYYRLNVFPIPIPPLRDRKEDLASFAKTFIQNCNLVLGKDVVGLHPKVLAAFKRYSWPGNVRELENIIERACILETEKVIRLENIPNEISALSSATLDTQADISIPLGEARQNVIDQFEYIYLTELLQATKGRINQAAEQAGITTRQIHKLMQKHKLKKEDFK, from the coding sequence ATGTCACAATATCAAATTATTACTCCTGATGTTGAAGCTAGCGAAATACTTAAGCGCAGTATTTTAGTTGTGCAGCCTAATGTGACACTAAGTACAGTTAGCGAACTTAAAGGCGACGTTATTAACAGTCAGGTTGATGTGGTTTTTGTCGATCATGGACTGTTGTTAGGTGGAAAAGTAGATATTTCTGAAGGCTTAAATTTCATCTGGAACTCAGCACCCAATGCAGATGTTGTTATTTTGGTGAATTCAACAGAAATCAGATACGCCATCGAGGGTATTAATGCCGGAGCTGTTGATTATCTGGCGTATCCTCTCATGCAGTCTGAAGTGACTTTGGTGCTTTCTCGTCTTGATCGAGAGCTGGCTAGAAAAAATGAACTTAGCTACTTACATGATGATTTTTGGAACGAAACGGCATTGCAGCTTGTAAAAACAAGCAGCCCGCTCATGCGAGAAGTGTTTTCGATGGTCAGGCAGATGGCAGCAACCAAGACAACGGTTTTATTGACAGGTGAGACCGGCATCGGGAAAAGCGTTCTTGCAAAGCTTATCCACTCACATAGCACAAGAAAAGACAAGCCGTTCGTAAGCTTGCATTGCGGGGCTATTCCTGATTCTTTGATTGAAAGTGAACTATTTGGTCATACACGCGGCGCATTTACCGGTGCGTTAAAGGATACTATTGGCAAGTTTGGCGCGGCAGAAGGGGGAACCCTTTTTTTAGATGAAATAGGCACAATTACCCCTTCAATGCAGGTCAAACTTTTACATGTTCTACAAGAGCACACTATTCAACGGGTAGGCAGCGATAAAGAACATGTTGTTGATGTTCGCATTATTGCCGCTACAAATGATGATCTATGGGCTCAATGCGAAAAAGGGACATTTCGTAAGGACCTGTATTACAGATTGAATGTTTTCCCTATCCCTATTCCTCCCTTACGGGATCGGAAAGAAGATCTGGCATCTTTTGCTAAGACATTTATTCAAAACTGCAACCTCGTTCTTGGTAAAGATGTCGTTGGGCTTCACCCTAAGGTACTTGCTGCTTTTAAACGGTATTCGTGGCCGGGTAACGTACGTGAACTCGAAAATATTATTGAGCGTGCCTGCATTCTTGAGACCGAAAAAGTTATTCGACTGGAGAATATTCCCAACGAAATTTCTGCTCTTTCCAGCGCAACATTAGATACGCAGGCAGATATTTCCATCCCTCTTGGTGAAGCACGTCAAAATGTTATTGACCAGTTTGAATATATTTATCTGACGGAACTACTACAGGCGACTAAAGGAAGAATAAATCAGGCTGCAGAACAGGCAGGTATTACAACCCGCCAGATTCATAAGCTGATGCAGAAACACAAACTGAAAAAAGAAGACTTCAAATAG
- a CDS encoding HD-GYP domain-containing protein yields MDRISLKDLAVPIIKSIDSFNYLLKSHHRRTAVASYAIAKKMGLSNEDLFELVVAAGLHDIGALSIQERDLLVQEDVVNPTPHCIMGHRMLESFDAFENIAQIIRHHHIRYQDSLDVQDGEVLFQSHIIHLADRVDVLINPDNFILNQKEHVTETIRAKVGTTFHPDVFEAFNEVSKADVFWFEINNLEMDQLFRRLDVSVDFELTIDNIIDFALTLSRIIDFRSRFTASHSYTVAHLSSFLGKYLGFSEEGCKKLLVSGYLHDIGKIGIDPELIEKKGPLSDEEYNLVKLHAYYTGQILNELSQSPWFREIVTWAERHHEKSDGTGYPHALDESSLDVGAKIIAFSDVISALLEERPYRKGMSIDKAFNIIRNEIAPSISPSMFQMIEQHKDEINELVVTCHNYSFNE; encoded by the coding sequence ATGGATAGAATCTCTTTGAAAGATCTAGCGGTTCCGATAATCAAGTCTATTGATAGCTTTAACTATTTGCTGAAGTCGCACCATAGACGAACTGCCGTGGCATCATACGCTATTGCCAAAAAAATGGGGTTAAGTAATGAGGACCTGTTCGAACTAGTTGTTGCAGCAGGACTTCATGATATTGGCGCATTGTCAATTCAGGAACGTGATCTGCTTGTGCAGGAAGATGTAGTTAATCCGACGCCGCATTGTATTATGGGCCACCGTATGCTGGAGTCTTTCGATGCATTTGAGAACATCGCTCAAATTATTAGGCACCATCATATACGATATCAAGATTCATTAGATGTTCAAGATGGCGAGGTGTTGTTTCAAAGTCATATTATCCATCTTGCTGATAGAGTGGATGTGCTTATCAACCCAGATAACTTTATCCTTAATCAAAAAGAACACGTAACTGAAACAATCAGAGCGAAGGTGGGAACGACTTTTCATCCCGACGTTTTTGAAGCTTTTAATGAGGTTTCTAAGGCGGATGTTTTTTGGTTTGAAATCAACAATCTGGAGATGGATCAACTGTTTCGCAGACTTGATGTCTCGGTGGATTTCGAACTGACGATAGATAATATTATTGATTTTGCTCTAACTCTATCCAGAATAATCGATTTTAGAAGTCGCTTTACCGCCTCGCATTCTTACACAGTTGCACATCTATCCAGCTTTCTTGGTAAGTATTTAGGGTTCTCGGAAGAGGGATGTAAGAAATTACTGGTGAGCGGCTACCTGCACGACATCGGGAAAATAGGTATTGATCCCGAATTGATAGAAAAAAAAGGGCCACTTTCCGATGAAGAGTATAATCTTGTGAAGTTGCATGCGTATTATACGGGGCAAATTCTTAATGAACTAAGCCAGTCTCCTTGGTTCCGTGAAATTGTGACTTGGGCGGAAAGGCATCATGAGAAGAGTGATGGAACGGGGTACCCACATGCCTTGGATGAGTCCAGCCTTGATGTAGGGGCAAAAATTATAGCTTTCTCAGATGTTATCTCCGCTTTACTGGAAGAACGCCCTTATCGAAAGGGTATGTCTATTGATAAGGCTTTTAACATAATACGGAATGAAATAGCCCCGTCGATTTCTCCCTCCATGTTTCAGATGATTGAGCAGCATAAAGACGAAATCAATGAGTTGGTTGTTACATGCCACAATTACTCTTTTAATGAGTAG
- a CDS encoding alpha/beta fold hydrolase, whose protein sequence is MNKIILNLMCSLFVLVTLPDYAQSNITKLDNIKAQKVSDVTSINVREKIILGGAEQWISIQSEDTSNPILLILHGGPGFAMMPLFHISNSELENYFIVVNWDQRGAGMSYSSNIPKETMTLSQLLSDAHELTGYLRIRFNRKKIFILGHSFGTILGTFLIRDYPEDYYAYGGIGQVVNVIENEQLSYDFALEQAYKDSNRKAIDELNNIGRPNEAGEYSDDSGYDITMKWVGYYGGELYGKRDSEEIERTILNSKMYENIRDDVIKGWSFSQELFNDNAIWSFDFRLSVNHVDVPMYFFTGRHDYDTPCTLVKQYYNTLSAPIKEIIWFENSSHFPFYEEPQKFNKMIIEKFTTHPF, encoded by the coding sequence ATGAATAAAATTATACTGAACCTTATGTGCTCACTATTTGTTCTCGTCACATTGCCCGACTATGCTCAAAGCAACATCACTAAGCTGGATAATATTAAAGCCCAAAAGGTCTCAGACGTAACGTCTATCAATGTCCGTGAAAAGATAATTCTTGGTGGCGCGGAACAGTGGATATCAATCCAAAGTGAGGATACTTCAAACCCCATCTTATTAATTCTTCACGGCGGCCCTGGTTTTGCCATGATGCCCTTATTCCATATCAGCAATAGCGAACTTGAAAATTACTTCATCGTAGTCAACTGGGATCAAAGAGGGGCGGGAATGTCATACTCATCCAATATTCCCAAAGAGACTATGACTCTCTCACAGCTTCTATCAGATGCACACGAATTAACAGGGTACTTAAGAATACGTTTTAATCGTAAAAAGATATTTATTCTGGGACATTCTTTCGGCACCATTCTGGGTACTTTTTTGATACGTGATTATCCAGAAGATTACTATGCATATGGCGGTATTGGGCAGGTAGTTAACGTTATTGAAAATGAGCAGCTAAGCTATGACTTTGCCTTAGAACAAGCGTATAAAGACAGTAATAGAAAGGCCATTGATGAACTTAACAACATAGGTCGCCCAAATGAAGCAGGTGAATATAGCGACGATTCTGGCTATGATATCACCATGAAATGGGTAGGCTATTATGGCGGTGAACTCTATGGAAAAAGAGATTCCGAAGAAATAGAACGTACTATTCTCAATAGTAAAATGTATGAAAATATACGAGATGATGTCATTAAAGGCTGGTCTTTTTCGCAAGAGTTATTCAATGATAACGCGATTTGGTCTTTTGACTTTCGATTAAGTGTTAATCACGTGGATGTCCCCATGTATTTTTTTACCGGACGCCATGACTACGACACGCCATGTACACTTGTTAAGCAATACTACAACACGTTATCTGCTCCGATAAAAGAGATCATATGGTTTGAAAACTCGTCCCATTTTCCATTTTATGAAGAACCACAAAAATTTAATAAAATGATTATTGAAAAGTTTACCACTCATCCCTTTTAG